One part of the Helicobacter cetorum MIT 99-5656 genome encodes these proteins:
- the speA gene encoding arginine decarboxylase codes for MHEVHDYGIKFWSNNEFKIEKGLVKVCHGKNPALLEIVQSVREKGYRGPLLVRFPHLVQKQIKSLFDAFSLAIKEYQYTGAFKAVFPLKVNQMPSFVLPLVEGAKGLDYGLEAGSKSELIIAMSYTNPTTPITVNGFKDKEMIELGFIAKSMKHEITLTIEGLNELKTIIAVAKQNDFLACPKIGIRIRLHSTGTGIWAKSGGVNAKFGLSSTEVLEAMRLLEENDLLEHFHMIHFHIGSQISDISPLKKALREAGNLYAELRKMGAKNLKSVNIGGGLAVEYTQHKHHQDKNYTLEEFSADVVFLLKEIVKNKQEIEPDIFIESGRYISANHAVLVAPVLELFSHEYNEKSLKIKENNNPPLIDEMLDLLANINEKNAIEYLHDSFDHTESLFTLFDLGYIDLIDRSNTEVLAHLIVKKAVQLLCFKDHNDILRIQEQVQERYLLNCSFFQSLPDYWGLKQNFPVMPLNKLDEKPTRSASLWDITCDSDGEIAFDSTKPLFLHDIDVDEEEYFLAFFLVGAYQEVLGMKHNLFTHPTEFSVIFDEKGDYEVEDICEAQTILDVLDDLDYDTKEIERILKQKIEDNNGLDMEEKKEIMGRLYVMLSENGYLRTIS; via the coding sequence ATGCATGAAGTCCATGATTATGGGATTAAATTTTGGAGCAATAATGAATTTAAGATAGAAAAAGGGTTGGTTAAAGTTTGTCATGGCAAGAACCCTGCGCTTTTAGAAATAGTTCAGAGCGTGCGTGAGAAAGGCTATAGGGGGCCATTACTTGTGCGATTTCCTCATTTGGTGCAAAAGCAAATCAAAAGCTTGTTTGATGCGTTTTCTTTAGCGATTAAAGAGTATCAATATACTGGGGCTTTTAAGGCGGTTTTTCCACTCAAGGTTAATCAAATGCCTTCTTTTGTCTTGCCTTTAGTTGAGGGGGCTAAAGGTTTGGATTATGGTTTAGAGGCTGGAAGTAAATCAGAATTAATCATTGCTATGAGCTATACAAATCCTACAACGCCCATTACCGTGAATGGCTTTAAAGATAAAGAAATGATTGAACTTGGATTTATCGCTAAAAGCATGAAGCATGAGATTACTCTAACGATTGAGGGCTTGAACGAATTAAAAACCATTATCGCTGTGGCGAAGCAAAATGATTTTTTAGCTTGCCCTAAAATTGGCATTCGTATTCGTTTGCATAGCACAGGCACGGGCATTTGGGCTAAAAGTGGGGGGGTCAATGCTAAATTTGGTTTGAGTAGTACAGAAGTTTTAGAAGCGATGCGCCTTTTAGAAGAAAATGATTTATTGGAGCATTTTCATATGATACATTTTCATATAGGCTCTCAAATCAGCGATATTTCGCCTTTAAAAAAGGCTTTAAGAGAGGCGGGTAACTTGTATGCAGAGTTGCGTAAAATGGGGGCTAAGAACTTAAAAAGCGTGAATATCGGAGGGGGCTTAGCCGTAGAATACACCCAGCACAAGCACCATCAAGATAAGAACTATACTTTAGAAGAGTTTAGTGCTGATGTGGTGTTCTTACTCAAAGAAATTGTTAAGAACAAACAAGAAATAGAGCCTGATATTTTCATAGAATCAGGGCGTTATATCTCAGCTAATCATGCGGTGCTAGTGGCTCCGGTTTTAGAATTGTTTTCGCATGAATACAACGAAAAATCCTTGAAAATCAAAGAGAATAATAACCCCCCCTTAATTGATGAAATGCTAGACTTGCTCGCTAATATCAATGAGAAAAATGCTATTGAATACTTGCATGATAGTTTTGACCATACCGAGTCGTTATTCACGCTTTTTGATTTAGGCTATATTGATTTGATTGATAGAAGTAATACTGAAGTTCTAGCTCATTTGATTGTGAAAAAAGCGGTGCAATTACTTTGTTTTAAAGACCATAACGATATTTTACGCATTCAAGAGCAAGTCCAAGAGCGTTATTTATTGAATTGCTCGTTTTTTCAAAGCTTGCCAGATTATTGGGGCTTGAAACAGAATTTTCCTGTCATGCCATTGAATAAATTAGATGAAAAGCCCACTAGAAGTGCGAGCTTGTGGGATATTACATGTGATAGCGATGGTGAAATTGCCTTTGATTCCACTAAGCCCTTGTTTTTGCATGATATAGATGTAGATGAGGAAGAATACTTTTTAGCGTTCTTTTTAGTAGGAGCGTATCAAGAAGTTTTGGGCATGAAACATAATCTCTTTACGCACCCCACGGAGTTTAGTGTGATTTTTGATGAAAAGGGCGATTATGAAGTAGAAGATATTTGTGAAGCCCAAACAATTTTAGATGTGTTAGATGATTTGGATTATGATACCAAAGAGATTGAACGCATTTTAAAGCAAAAAATTGAAGACAATAATGGGCTAGATATGGAAGAGAAGAAAGAAATTATGGGTCGCTTGTATGTCATGCTGAGTGAAAATGGGTATTTGCGCACGATTTCTTAA
- a CDS encoding glycosyltransferase, with translation MVIVLVVDSFKNTSNGTSMTAFRFCEALRKKGHTLRVVAPNIESLGSEKEGYYSVKERYIPIATEISHHQNILFAKPNEEVLTRAFRGADIIHTYLPFLLEKVAVKIARKMKVPYIGSFHLQPEHISYNLKLERLSWLNRMLFSWFKRSHYRYIHHIHCPSKLIVEELQRHHYGGKKYAISNGFDPMFKFEFRENCLFETMPFKIIMVGRYSNEKNQSVLIEAISLSQYKQDIVLLLKGKGPNEKKLQHLAQKLGVRTEFGFANSNELLEILKTCTLYVHAANVEGEAIACLEAIGVGIVPLIANSSLSATKQFALDERSLFEPNNAKDLSTKIDWWLENKAERERMQREYAKSALNYTLESSVFRIEKVYEEAIRDFKNNPNLFETLAL, from the coding sequence ATGGTTATTGTTCTAGTAGTGGATAGTTTTAAGAACACGAGTAATGGCACTTCTATGACAGCGTTTCGTTTTTGTGAAGCTTTGCGAAAAAAAGGGCATACCCTAAGAGTGGTTGCTCCTAATATTGAGAGTTTGGGGAGCGAGAAAGAAGGGTATTATAGCGTGAAAGAACGCTATATTCCTATTGCCACAGAAATATCGCACCATCAAAACATTCTTTTTGCTAAGCCTAATGAAGAAGTGCTAACAAGAGCCTTTAGGGGGGCGGATATTATCCATACTTACTTACCCTTTTTGCTAGAAAAAGTCGCTGTAAAAATCGCACGAAAAATGAAAGTGCCTTATATCGGCTCGTTTCATTTACAGCCAGAGCATATTTCTTATAACCTAAAGCTAGAGCGATTGTCTTGGTTGAATAGAATGCTTTTTTCGTGGTTCAAGCGTTCGCATTACCGCTATATCCATCATATCCATTGCCCATCAAAACTCATTGTAGAAGAATTGCAAAGACATCATTATGGGGGTAAAAAATACGCCATTTCTAATGGCTTTGACCCCATGTTTAAATTTGAGTTCCGAGAAAATTGCCTTTTTGAAACGATGCCCTTTAAAATTATCATGGTGGGGCGTTATTCTAATGAAAAAAATCAGAGCGTTCTCATAGAAGCGATTTCTTTGAGTCAATACAAACAAGACATTGTATTGTTATTGAAAGGCAAAGGGCCTAATGAAAAAAAATTACAACATTTAGCTCAAAAGCTAGGGGTAAGGACTGAGTTTGGGTTTGCTAATTCTAATGAATTATTAGAGATTCTAAAAACTTGCACTCTCTATGTGCATGCAGCGAATGTAGAAGGTGAAGCGATTGCATGTTTAGAGGCCATTGGTGTAGGTATTGTGCCACTTATTGCTAATAGCTCATTAAGTGCGACCAAGCAATTTGCTTTAGATGAACGCTCGTTGTTTGAGCCTAATAATGCTAAAGATTTGAGCACTAAAATTGACTGGTGGTTAGAAAACAAAGCTGAAAGAGAGCGTATGCAAAGAGAATATGCTAAAAGCGCTTTAAACTACACTTTGGAAAGTTCTGTTTTTAGAATTGAAAAAGTTTATGAAGAAGCTATAAGGGATTTTAAAAACAACCCTAATTTATTTGAGACACTGGCATTATAA
- a CDS encoding hotdog domain-containing protein, with product MAEATIHVDYDSLQTCKNLNPSVSGELVVLEKDIAHVRFKGNESMVYEENFVHAGFVLLACNYAALCALNKKYSVVVSNSINFYAPLELNQEALIKAQVLQDGVKKAEVRIEAFVLDIQVLEGMIEVVVFDKKPFKFNFKEE from the coding sequence ATGGCAGAAGCAACCATTCATGTAGATTATGACTCTTTACAAACTTGTAAAAATTTAAACCCTAGCGTTAGTGGCGAGCTTGTGGTGTTAGAAAAAGATATTGCCCATGTGCGTTTCAAGGGCAATGAGAGCATGGTGTATGAAGAAAATTTTGTGCATGCTGGATTTGTGCTTCTGGCGTGTAATTATGCGGCATTGTGTGCGTTAAATAAAAAATACAGCGTAGTGGTTTCTAATAGCATTAATTTTTATGCCCCCCTAGAATTGAACCAAGAAGCGTTGATTAAAGCCCAAGTCCTTCAAGATGGTGTGAAAAAAGCTGAGGTAAGGATAGAAGCGTTTGTGTTAGACATTCAGGTTTTAGAAGGCATGATAGAAGTTGTCGTGTTTGATAAAAAGCCTTTTAAATTTAATTTTAAAGAAGAGTAG
- the metG gene encoding methionine--tRNA ligase: MQKSLITTPIYYVNDVPHIGHAYTTLIADTLKKYYTLKGENAFFLTGTDEHGQKIEQSAKLRNQSPKAYADSISAIFKNQWDFFNLDYDYFIRTTDSEHQICVQNAFEIMLKKGDIYKGTYTGHYCVSCESYCTASKTDNKDNKVLCPDCLRETTLLEEESYFFRLSAYQKPLLDFYAKNPEVILPTYRKNEVTTFIEQGLLDLSITRTSFEWGIPIPKNLNAKNNNDKKHVVYVWLDALLNYVSALGYLNSLEDKMAHFEYARHIVGKDILRFHAIYWPAFLMSLGLPLFKQLCVHGWWTIEGVKMSKSLGNVLDAQKLATEYGIEELRYFLLREVPFGQDGDFSIKALIERINANLNNDLGNLLNRLLGMAKKYFNHSLKAEKITTYYSKELEEVHQILDTANSYVPKMQLHKALEELFKVYDFLNKLIAREEPWVLYTNKELEKLESLLSLIANVLLESSFLLYAFMPKSATKLASAFNVKITPKNYERFFKSKELQDIILKDTEPLFSKIERVEEKEPEKNQEKQVTESYIGIDDFKRVEIKVGLVKEAQKIEKSNKLLRLKVDLGEGRLRQIISGIALDYEPTSLIGQMVCVVANLKPAKLMGEISEGMILAVRDNNGLALISPMSEKSVGSLIS; the protein is encoded by the coding sequence ATGCAAAAATCGTTAATTACGACCCCCATTTATTACGTGAATGATGTTCCCCATATCGGTCATGCTTACACGACTTTGATTGCGGATACTCTAAAAAAATACTATACCCTAAAAGGCGAGAACGCTTTTTTTTTAACTGGCACTGATGAGCATGGGCAAAAAATTGAGCAAAGTGCAAAATTAAGAAATCAAAGCCCTAAAGCTTATGCCGATAGCATTAGTGCGATTTTTAAAAATCAATGGGATTTTTTTAATTTAGATTATGATTATTTTATTCGCACCACAGATAGCGAGCATCAAATTTGTGTGCAAAATGCCTTTGAAATCATGCTTAAAAAAGGAGATATTTATAAAGGCACTTACACAGGGCATTATTGCGTGAGCTGTGAGAGCTATTGCACAGCGTCCAAAACAGATAACAAAGACAATAAAGTTTTATGCCCAGATTGTTTAAGAGAGACCACGCTTTTAGAAGAAGAGAGCTATTTTTTTAGATTGAGTGCGTATCAAAAACCTTTATTAGATTTTTATGCTAAAAACCCTGAAGTGATTTTGCCTACCTATCGTAAAAATGAAGTTACGACTTTTATTGAACAAGGCTTATTAGACTTATCTATCACACGCACAAGCTTTGAGTGGGGTATTCCTATACCTAAAAATTTAAATGCAAAAAACAATAATGATAAAAAGCATGTGGTGTATGTTTGGTTAGACGCTTTATTAAACTATGTGAGTGCGTTAGGGTATTTGAATAGCCTAGAAGACAAAATGGCGCATTTTGAATATGCAAGACATATTGTAGGTAAGGATATTTTGCGTTTTCATGCGATTTATTGGCCAGCCTTTTTAATGAGCTTAGGGTTGCCACTTTTTAAACAGCTCTGTGTGCATGGGTGGTGGACGATAGAGGGCGTGAAAATGAGTAAGAGCTTAGGAAATGTCTTAGACGCTCAAAAACTTGCTACAGAATATGGAATAGAAGAATTACGCTATTTTCTACTTCGTGAAGTGCCTTTTGGTCAAGATGGGGATTTTTCTATAAAAGCGTTAATAGAAAGAATCAATGCGAATTTAAATAACGATTTGGGTAATTTATTAAATCGTTTGCTAGGCATGGCTAAAAAATACTTTAATCATTCCTTGAAAGCCGAAAAAATCACCACTTATTATTCTAAAGAGCTAGAAGAAGTGCATCAAATTTTAGATACTGCTAATTCTTATGTGCCTAAAATGCAATTGCATAAAGCCTTAGAAGAATTATTTAAAGTTTATGATTTTTTAAATAAACTTATTGCTAGAGAAGAGCCATGGGTTTTGTATACAAATAAGGAATTAGAAAAATTAGAATCTTTATTAAGTTTGATTGCTAATGTGCTTTTAGAATCTAGCTTTTTGCTCTATGCGTTCATGCCAAAGAGTGCGACTAAGTTAGCTAGTGCCTTTAATGTAAAAATCACGCCAAAAAACTACGAACGCTTTTTCAAGTCTAAAGAGTTGCAAGATATTATTCTCAAAGACACCGAGCCTTTATTTTCTAAAATAGAGAGAGTCGAAGAAAAAGAGCCAGAAAAAAATCAAGAAAAACAAGTAACAGAGAGTTATATTGGTATTGATGATTTTAAAAGAGTAGAGATTAAAGTAGGGCTAGTTAAAGAGGCTCAAAAAATTGAAAAATCTAATAAATTATTACGCTTAAAAGTGGATTTGGGCGAGGGGCGTTTGAGACAGATTATTTCAGGAATCGCCCTAGATTATGAGCCAACAAGTTTAATAGGTCAAATGGTATGTGTGGTAGCCAATCTCAAACCAGCCAAGCTTATGGGCGAAATCAGTGAGGGCATGATACTAGCTGTGCGAGATAATAACGGATTAGCTTTAATTAGTCCAATGAGTGAAAAATCAGTAGGAAGTTTGATTAGTTAA